A genomic window from Eptesicus fuscus isolate TK198812 chromosome 19, DD_ASM_mEF_20220401, whole genome shotgun sequence includes:
- the LOC103293974 gene encoding charged multivesicular body protein 5-like has product MYRFFGKAKPKAPPPNLTDCIGTVDSRAESIDKKISRMDAELVKYKDQIKKMRESPAKNMVKQKALQVLKQKRMYEQQRDNLAQQSFNMEQANYTIQSLKDTKTTVDAMKLGVKEMKKAYKQVKIDQIEDLQDQLEDMMEDANEIQEALSRSYGTPEIDEDDLEAELDALGDELLADEDSSYLDEAASAPAIPEGVPTDTKNKDGVLVDEFGFPQIPAS; this is encoded by the coding sequence ATGTACCGATTCTTCGGAAAAGCGAAACCGAAGGCTCCGCCGCCCAACCTGACTGACTGCATTGGCACGGTGGACAGCAGGGCAGAATCCATTGACAAGAAAATTTCTCGAATGGATGCTGAGCTAGTGAAGTATAAGGATCAGATCAAGAAGATGAGGGAGAGTCCTGCAAAGAATATGGTCAAGCAGAAAGCTTTGCAGGTTTTAAAGCAAAAGCGGATGTATGAGCAGCAGCGGGACAATCTTGCCCAGCAGTCATTTAACATGGAACAAGCCAATTACACCATCCAGTCATTGAAAGACACTAAGACCACGGTTGATGCTATGAAACTGGGggtaaaggaaatgaagaaagcatACAAGCAAGTGAAAATTGATCAGATTGAGGATTTACAAGACCAACTAGAGGATATGATGGAAGATGCAAATGAAATCCAAGAAGCACTGAGTCGTAGCTATGGCACTCCAGAGATAGATGAAGATGACCTAGAAGCAGAGTTGGATGCACTGGGTGATGAACTTCTGGCTGATGAAGACAGTTCTTACTTGGATGAAGCAGCATCTGCACCTGCAATTCCAGAAGGTGTTCCCACTGACACAAAGAATAAGGATGGAGTCCTCGTGGATGAATTCGGATTTCCACAAATCCCTGCTTCATAG